The Saprospiraceae bacterium genome includes a window with the following:
- a CDS encoding sigma-70 family RNA polymerase sigma factor yields MRQLKITKSITNRESQSLEKYLQEIGKVDLLTPEEEVDLAQKIKEGDQEALERLTKANLRFVVSVAKQYQNQGLSLSDLINEGNLGLIKAAQRFDETRGFKFISYAVWWIRQSILQALAEQSRIVRLPLNKVGSLNKINRAFSELEQEFEREPSPEELAELLEIPTEEVETTLGVAARHVSMDAPFIDGEDNSLLDVLENNSTPDTDSALEYKESLRREIERSLNTLTDRQADVIKLYFGIGIEHPMSLEDIGDKFGLTRERVRQIKDKAINKLRSVNRSKLLKNYLGA; encoded by the coding sequence ATGAGACAGTTAAAAATAACAAAGTCAATTACTAACAGAGAGAGTCAGTCTCTTGAAAAATATCTACAGGAAATCGGTAAAGTCGACCTATTGACTCCTGAAGAAGAAGTTGATCTCGCACAGAAAATTAAGGAAGGGGATCAGGAAGCATTAGAAAGACTGACTAAAGCCAATCTGCGTTTTGTGGTTTCGGTAGCTAAACAATATCAAAATCAGGGCTTATCGCTAAGTGATCTTATCAATGAAGGCAATTTAGGATTAATCAAAGCAGCACAGAGATTTGACGAAACCCGTGGATTTAAATTTATATCTTATGCTGTTTGGTGGATTCGCCAGTCTATCCTTCAGGCCCTTGCAGAGCAATCCAGAATCGTGAGGCTACCGCTCAATAAAGTGGGGTCATTAAATAAAATAAACAGAGCATTTTCTGAACTCGAGCAAGAGTTTGAAAGAGAACCTTCTCCGGAAGAGCTAGCTGAATTGCTGGAAATACCTACTGAAGAAGTAGAAACTACATTGGGTGTAGCCGCGAGACATGTTTCTATGGATGCACCTTTTATCGATGGGGAAGACAACTCACTACTCGATGTGCTGGAAAATAACAGTACTCCGGATACGGATTCAGCGCTGGAATATAAAGAATCATTGAGAAGAGAGATCGAACGGTCACTCAATACGCTGACAGACAGGCAGGCAGATGTTATAAAATTATATTTTGGTATAGGAATAGAACATCCTATGTCGCTTGAAGATATCGGTGATAAATTCGGACTTACCAGAGAAAGAGTTCGTCAAATCAAAGATAAAGCCATCAATAAGCTAAGATCAGTCAACAGAAGCAAATTGTTGAAAAACTATTTGGGAGCATAA
- a CDS encoding pyrimidine-nucleoside phosphorylase, translated as MLDLIKKKRNGEVLSSDEIKEIVEGFVLGHIPDYQVAAWLMAVYFRGLNDQETAYLTDAMMRSGDLIDLSSIPGIKIDKHSTGGVGDKTTLVLAPLVAAAGVPIAKMSGRGLGHTGGTLDKLESIPGFNVDMTAKHFCDLVKKHGIAICSQNSRLVPADKKLYALRDVTGTVDNISLIASSVMSKKLACGADGIVIDLKIGDGAFIKTIEDASKLAEIMLSTAKNMGRKLVAVVTDMEEPLGYAIGNSLEVIEAIKTLKGQGPADLTELCLELGAQMMVLGEKADSAAYAKKQLRALLENGKAFEKFVELVEIQGGNVQYILHTDHFKKSKYKSEFRATFNGFVKHLNAMEIGLASVNLGAGRETKESEIDHSAGIELLKKVGDKITEGDVLAVLHCNDEKLFINALEHMQKAYTFSTVKPGETPLIRSIIA; from the coding sequence TTGCTGGATTTAATTAAAAAGAAGAGGAACGGGGAAGTGCTCAGTTCTGACGAAATAAAGGAGATCGTTGAGGGTTTTGTTTTGGGGCATATTCCGGATTATCAAGTGGCTGCATGGTTGATGGCAGTATATTTCAGAGGTCTTAATGATCAGGAGACTGCTTATTTGACTGATGCCATGATGCGTTCCGGTGATTTAATAGATCTATCTTCGATTCCGGGAATCAAAATTGATAAACACAGTACAGGCGGTGTTGGAGACAAGACAACTTTAGTACTGGCTCCTTTGGTGGCTGCAGCAGGTGTGCCAATAGCAAAAATGTCAGGAAGGGGATTGGGGCATACAGGAGGCACATTAGATAAACTGGAGTCAATTCCGGGTTTTAATGTGGATATGACAGCTAAACATTTTTGCGACCTTGTCAAAAAACATGGTATTGCTATCTGTAGCCAGAATTCGAGATTAGTTCCGGCTGATAAAAAATTATACGCTTTGAGGGACGTGACAGGGACGGTGGACAATATTTCCCTAATCGCTTCCAGTGTCATGAGTAAAAAACTGGCTTGTGGTGCTGACGGAATTGTAATAGATCTAAAGATTGGTGATGGGGCTTTCATAAAAACCATTGAAGATGCCAGCAAACTGGCTGAAATAATGCTTTCTACAGCAAAAAATATGGGCAGAAAACTTGTTGCAGTGGTGACTGACATGGAAGAACCCCTTGGGTATGCTATTGGCAATTCCTTAGAAGTGATTGAAGCTATAAAAACTTTGAAAGGACAGGGACCTGCTGATCTGACAGAATTGTGCCTCGAACTTGGGGCACAGATGATGGTGTTAGGTGAAAAAGCTGATAGCGCGGCTTATGCAAAAAAACAACTCAGAGCATTGTTGGAAAATGGAAAGGCCTTTGAAAAATTTGTAGAACTGGTCGAAATCCAAGGCGGCAATGTTCAATATATCCTTCACACAGATCATTTCAAAAAATCAAAATATAAATCTGAGTTCAGGGCTACTTTCAATGGATTTGTCAAACACCTTAATGCCATGGAAATTGGTTTGGCTTCGGTAAATCTTGGAGCCGGAAGGGAAACTAAAGAAAGTGAGATAGATCATAGTGCAGGAATAGAATTATTAAAAAAAGTGGGCGATAAAATAACTGAAGGTGATGTACTCGCAGTTTTACATTGTAATGATGAAAAATTATTTATAAACGCCTTGGAACATATGCAAAAGGCTTATACCTTTAGCACTGTAAAACCTGGTGAAACGCCATTGATAAGAAGCATAATAGCTTAA
- a CDS encoding ZIP family metal transporter, with protein sequence MLDNIILYFESISPVQGAFLATLFTWALTALGASCVFFFRTMNRTFLDGTLGFTGGVMVAASFWSLLAPAIEMSPGEGFVKVMPSSIGFFLGALFIFSLDKTLPHLHINFKESEGVKSPWQKTTLLVLAITLHNIPEGLAIGVLFGGVAAGIPETSITAAVILALGIGIQNFPEGIAVSMPLKRMGMSNSKSFLYGQSSALVEPVAAVIGALAVHFFIPILPYALAFAAGAMIFVVVEEVIPETQLANNTDIATLGFILGFIIMMTLDVALG encoded by the coding sequence GTGTTGGATAATATCATATTATATTTCGAAAGTATATCCCCCGTTCAGGGAGCATTTTTGGCCACTTTGTTTACATGGGCTTTGACTGCTTTAGGAGCGTCTTGTGTATTTTTTTTTAGAACCATGAATAGAACCTTTTTGGATGGCACTTTGGGTTTTACAGGTGGTGTGATGGTTGCCGCCAGTTTTTGGAGCCTGCTTGCGCCTGCCATTGAAATGAGTCCCGGCGAAGGATTTGTCAAAGTGATGCCATCTTCAATTGGTTTTTTTCTGGGAGCTCTTTTTATCTTTAGTTTAGATAAGACTTTACCGCACTTACATATCAATTTTAAGGAATCAGAGGGAGTGAAATCTCCCTGGCAAAAGACCACTCTGCTTGTTCTGGCCATCACATTGCACAATATTCCGGAAGGACTCGCCATAGGAGTATTGTTTGGTGGTGTTGCTGCAGGTATACCTGAAACATCAATCACAGCTGCTGTCATTCTGGCCTTGGGTATTGGAATTCAAAACTTTCCTGAAGGTATAGCTGTCTCCATGCCATTGAAACGTATGGGCATGTCAAATTCCAAGAGTTTCCTTTATGGGCAATCTTCTGCATTGGTTGAACCTGTTGCGGCTGTAATCGGCGCTTTAGCAGTTCATTTTTTTATTCCTATATTGCCATATGCTTTGGCATTTGCTGCGGGAGCTATGATTTTTGTAGTAGTTGAAGAGGTGATTCCCGAAACACAATTGGCCAATAATACGGATATCGCTACCCTTGGGTTTATATTAGGGTTTATCATTATGATGACATTAGATGTAGCTTTGGGATGA
- the trxA gene encoding thioredoxin, with amino-acid sequence MAFQFTDTNFQESALAGGVSVVDFWAEWCGPCRLIGPIIDDLSTQYEGKATIGRVNVDGNPEISMKYGIRSIPTILIIKDGQVVDKQVGVTTKAALEAKLAAHL; translated from the coding sequence ATGGCATTTCAATTTACAGACACTAATTTTCAGGAATCAGCCTTAGCAGGTGGTGTATCAGTAGTAGATTTTTGGGCAGAATGGTGTGGCCCCTGTCGCCTCATTGGACCTATTATCGATGATTTATCCACTCAATATGAGGGTAAAGCTACTATTGGCAGAGTCAATGTTGACGGAAATCCTGAGATCTCAATGAAATACGGCATAAGAAGCATACCGACCATTTTGATAATTAAAGATGGTCAGGTCGTAGATAAGCAGGTAGGAGTCACTACCAAAGCAGCTTTGGAAGCAAAATTAGCTGCACATTTATAA
- a CDS encoding phosphopentomutase, with protein sequence MKVKRVILIVLDSVGIGALPDAKAYGDEGSNTLGHIAAKVSNLHIPHLIQLGLGNIDEKNALIKTAKPIGAYGKAAEVSSGKDTTTGHWEIAGSVLSVPFPTFVDGFPESFIAAFEKAIGIQTLGNYAASGTVIINDLGDKHIETGYPIVYTSADSVFQIAMHEDIIPIAKQYEICSIARKMLTGDLKVGRVIARPFIGSSGRYTRTNNRKDFAVLPPDNLLTAVEKDGKTVLGIGKIYDIFAGKNVTQSIKTANNHEGIITTINSITKKSEGLIFTNLVDFDMIYGHRRDVSGYAACLEEFDKCLPDIMGSMFDDDVLIITADHGNDPTWSGSDHTREYIPVIVYGKSIKPGINFGVRNSFADIAGTIADILGIEFETVGLSFKDIIYLT encoded by the coding sequence ATGAAAGTAAAAAGAGTCATATTGATAGTATTGGATAGTGTAGGGATAGGTGCACTACCTGATGCAAAGGCATATGGAGACGAGGGCAGCAACACGTTGGGACATATTGCAGCAAAGGTTTCCAATCTTCACATACCCCATTTAATCCAGCTTGGTTTAGGCAATATTGATGAAAAAAATGCATTAATTAAAACAGCGAAACCTATAGGGGCATATGGTAAAGCTGCGGAAGTTTCATCAGGTAAAGATACTACTACCGGACATTGGGAAATTGCCGGGTCAGTACTATCTGTGCCTTTCCCCACATTTGTAGATGGCTTTCCGGAGTCGTTTATTGCTGCATTTGAAAAAGCTATAGGCATCCAAACCTTGGGGAATTACGCTGCTTCCGGAACTGTCATTATCAATGATCTTGGAGATAAACATATAGAGACAGGATATCCTATTGTTTATACATCTGCAGACAGTGTTTTTCAAATTGCTATGCACGAAGACATCATTCCTATCGCGAAGCAGTATGAAATATGTAGTATTGCAAGAAAGATGCTGACAGGAGACTTGAAGGTTGGAAGGGTGATAGCCCGGCCATTTATTGGCAGTTCTGGAAGATACACAAGAACAAACAACCGGAAAGACTTTGCGGTACTTCCACCAGACAACCTTCTCACAGCTGTCGAAAAGGATGGTAAGACAGTCCTGGGTATCGGAAAGATTTATGATATTTTTGCTGGTAAAAATGTAACCCAATCCATCAAAACAGCCAATAATCATGAAGGTATCATTACCACCATAAACTCCATAACTAAAAAATCAGAAGGTCTTATTTTTACCAATCTTGTAGATTTTGACATGATCTACGGTCATAGAAGGGATGTATCTGGATATGCAGCTTGCCTTGAAGAGTTTGATAAGTGCCTTCCGGACATCATGGGGTCGATGTTTGATGATGATGTTTTGATCATCACGGCAGACCACGGCAATGACCCCACGTGGTCTGGCTCAGATCATACAAGAGAATATATACCTGTCATCGTATACGGTAAAAGTATAAAACCTGGGATAAATTTTGGAGTGAGAAATTCATTTGCAGATATTGCCGGCACTATCGCTGATATTTTAGGCATAGAATTTGAGACAGTAGGATTGAGTTTTAAAGATATAATTTATTTGACGTAG
- a CDS encoding activator of HSP90 ATPase 1 family protein, translated as MKRERLDMEFIFRASPTIIYNFVTTPACLVRWYCIEVDITNDAYTFYWQGSSESATLVDDIEDERVRFVWDDADDRSEFLEFRMYKSDITNETILEITDFCNADEVQEVKDLWHTLMIELKKECGG; from the coding sequence ATGAAAAGGGAAAGATTGGATATGGAGTTTATTTTCAGGGCGTCACCTACGATAATTTACAATTTTGTGACAACCCCTGCGTGTCTCGTAAGATGGTACTGTATTGAGGTGGATATTACTAATGATGCGTATACTTTTTACTGGCAAGGAAGTAGTGAATCAGCCACCCTCGTAGATGATATCGAAGATGAAAGAGTGCGATTTGTATGGGATGATGCTGATGATCGTAGCGAGTTTCTTGAATTCAGAATGTATAAATCAGACATCACTAATGAAACCATACTCGAGATCACGGACTTTTGCAATGCAGATGAAGTACAGGAAGTCAAAGATCTATGGCATACATTGATGATCGAACTAAAGAAAGAATGTGGAGGATAA
- the deoC gene encoding deoxyribose-phosphate aldolase, with protein sequence MTIKNEMMTVKSKEKKIIIESKTKIHIMRNDGIPFDASLIEHININKSAVERRAATIGTRRTVKKEWQAAWLLKAISCMDLTTLAGDDTRGNVLRLCAKAKNPVRKDLLEAMGMQDANITTGAVCVYHNLIPYAVDALKGSNIPIAAVSTGFPAGQISMEQKLKEIQMSVAAGASEIDIVISRALVLQSDWKGLYDEIAAFRKACGHAHMKTILATGEIPTLTKVAKASMVAMMAGSDFIKTSTGKESVNATLPVSLVMIRAIREYLALTGFKVGYKPAGGIAKAKDALNYLILMKEELGNEWLEPELFRFGASSLLGDIERQLEHFVTGRYSASYRHPMA encoded by the coding sequence ATGACCATAAAAAATGAAATGATGACAGTCAAATCTAAAGAAAAAAAGATTATCATAGAGTCTAAGACAAAAATTCATATCATGCGCAACGATGGCATTCCATTTGATGCATCGCTTATTGAGCATATCAATATCAACAAAAGTGCCGTAGAGCGAAGGGCCGCTACCATAGGTACACGAAGAACTGTCAAAAAAGAATGGCAGGCAGCATGGCTTTTGAAAGCTATTTCCTGTATGGATCTGACGACATTGGCAGGCGATGACACCAGAGGAAATGTACTGAGACTGTGTGCTAAAGCCAAAAACCCTGTGCGAAAAGACCTTTTGGAGGCAATGGGTATGCAGGATGCCAACATCACCACCGGAGCGGTCTGTGTGTATCACAATTTGATACCATATGCAGTTGATGCCTTAAAAGGAAGCAATATACCTATAGCGGCCGTATCCACCGGCTTTCCGGCTGGTCAGATATCAATGGAACAAAAGCTAAAGGAAATTCAGATGTCAGTTGCAGCAGGTGCATCAGAGATAGACATCGTGATCAGCAGGGCTCTGGTATTGCAATCAGATTGGAAAGGATTGTACGATGAAATTGCCGCATTCAGAAAAGCATGCGGTCATGCGCATATGAAAACGATACTTGCCACGGGAGAAATCCCTACACTGACCAAGGTGGCCAAAGCAAGTATGGTGGCTATGATGGCAGGATCAGATTTTATCAAGACCAGCACAGGTAAGGAGTCAGTCAATGCTACATTACCTGTCAGTCTTGTCATGATAAGAGCGATTAGGGAGTATCTTGCACTTACAGGTTTCAAAGTAGGCTACAAACCTGCAGGAGGCATAGCGAAGGCAAAGGACGCACTCAATTATCTCATCTTGATGAAGGAAGAATTAGGCAACGAATGGCTTGAACCTGAATTATTCAGATTTGGTGCCAGCAGCCTTTTGGGCGACATTGAAAGACAGCTGGAACATTTTGTTACAGGCAGATATTCAGCTTCTTACAGACATCCTATGGCCTGA
- a CDS encoding Crp/Fnr family transcriptional regulator: MKLFSDELINEIYTKSKIIDVPAGTQILRLGQYVKVLPIVLSGRVKVFAYGDEKEFLLYYIKENESCIMSFSALLNNDVSKICAITEDTTTILTLPGEDVLKWTKKFPEFNHFYLKYYQHKYDDLLETLRQVVFEKLDTRILKYLSERSKISGNEGVRVTHKEISSDLGTSREVVTRIIKKLETEQYIKIEKNFIKIL, encoded by the coding sequence TTGAAATTGTTCAGTGATGAACTCATTAACGAAATCTACACAAAATCAAAAATAATAGATGTTCCTGCAGGTACTCAGATACTTCGATTGGGACAGTATGTAAAGGTATTGCCTATAGTACTTTCAGGAAGAGTCAAAGTTTTTGCTTACGGAGACGAAAAGGAATTTCTTCTTTATTATATCAAAGAAAATGAAAGTTGTATCATGTCATTTTCAGCATTACTAAATAATGATGTAAGTAAGATTTGCGCTATAACCGAAGACACTACCACTATCCTGACTTTGCCAGGCGAAGATGTATTGAAGTGGACTAAAAAATTTCCTGAATTCAATCATTTTTATCTAAAATACTATCAACACAAGTATGATGATCTGCTTGAAACACTCAGACAGGTAGTTTTTGAAAAATTGGACACAAGGATACTTAAATACCTGAGCGAAAGATCTAAAATATCGGGTAACGAAGGAGTTAGAGTCACACATAAAGAGATTTCATCAGATTTGGGTACATCCCGGGAAGTGGTGACGCGCATCATCAAAAAGCTTGAAACAGAACAATATATCAAAATTGAAAAAAATTTTATAAAAATTCTTTAG
- the argE gene encoding acetylornithine deacetylase — MPTKKSLTHCTKILKDLVGFQILGGQSNLEIIDYIMAILLEKGIEYHLVPNKELTKTSLLCRIGPAADGGVILSGHTDVVPVAGQAWTTRPFHLTKKEDKLYGRGSCDMKGFLSCCLASIDLFKNSGLKKPIYFAFSYDEEIGCLAGEELAAAVHKIYKEKPAYAIIGEPSMMQPVVGQKGICVLETTVNGSAGHSSRIRSEVSAIHVCARLIQWLENKMDQYAHGNITDNRFNPPHTSIHVGKIYGGIAPNVIADRCTFYWDVRVIPGHNVYDVIQEFAEYCRSVEEELRPKFQGFAIHTNEDHPPVPPLGTPNEASVVNLIEKITDNHELQTVAYAAEAGQFSNEGFETVICGPGDIAQAHRADEFIAIDQLEKCLHMLENLAQEFSK; from the coding sequence ATGCCAACAAAAAAATCCCTGACTCACTGCACTAAGATATTAAAGGATCTGGTCGGTTTTCAAATATTAGGAGGACAATCCAATCTTGAAATCATAGATTATATCATGGCTATTCTGCTTGAAAAAGGAATAGAATACCACTTGGTGCCCAATAAAGAACTCACAAAAACATCGCTCTTATGCAGGATCGGACCTGCAGCGGATGGCGGAGTTATCCTGTCAGGCCATACCGATGTGGTCCCTGTGGCCGGACAGGCATGGACTACAAGACCATTTCATCTTACAAAAAAGGAAGATAAATTGTATGGCCGCGGGTCGTGTGATATGAAAGGTTTTTTGTCTTGTTGTCTTGCTTCAATTGATTTATTTAAAAATTCAGGATTAAAAAAACCCATCTATTTTGCTTTTTCATATGATGAAGAGATCGGATGCCTTGCCGGCGAAGAACTGGCTGCAGCGGTACATAAAATATACAAAGAAAAACCTGCTTATGCTATCATAGGCGAACCTTCGATGATGCAACCTGTAGTAGGGCAAAAAGGCATATGTGTCCTTGAAACTACAGTAAACGGCTCTGCGGGACATTCCAGCCGGATCAGAAGTGAAGTGAGCGCCATTCATGTATGTGCACGATTGATCCAATGGCTTGAAAACAAAATGGATCAGTATGCTCATGGTAATATTACAGACAATAGATTTAATCCACCACACACTTCCATCCATGTAGGTAAAATATATGGTGGAATAGCTCCCAATGTCATAGCCGATAGATGTACTTTTTACTGGGATGTCAGAGTGATACCCGGGCATAATGTGTATGATGTCATTCAGGAGTTTGCAGAATATTGCAGATCAGTGGAAGAAGAGTTAAGACCTAAGTTTCAGGGATTTGCTATTCATACTAATGAAGACCATCCGCCTGTCCCACCTTTGGGAACCCCTAATGAAGCATCGGTAGTCAACTTAATAGAAAAAATCACAGACAATCATGAGCTGCAAACAGTGGCTTATGCTGCAGAAGCGGGACAATTTAGTAATGAAGGATTTGAAACGGTCATCTGTGGACCAGGTGATATAGCTCAAGCCCATCGCGCAGATGAGTTTATTGCTATAGATCAACTTGAAAAATGTCTTCACATGCTGGAAAACCTGGCGCAAGAATTCAGTAAATGA
- a CDS encoding RNA polymerase sigma factor — translation MFLNKKNSFDPNDINSIIAACLRKERQAQQTLVEQYLPYGKSICILYSQNTLDVEEMVNDGFVRVFTNLLKFDSSRSFKSWLRAIFINSCIDHYRKNKSFSLMSSIDDVHEFELDYQTNVIDEMAAEELLSVIQELTPVYRMVFTLYVVEGYNHREIADMLGIQEGTSKSNLRDARTKLQQLVYKRYGHHYHKLKILRAK, via the coding sequence TTGTTCCTTAATAAAAAAAATAGTTTTGACCCCAATGATATCAATAGTATCATTGCTGCTTGTCTGAGAAAAGAGAGACAAGCTCAACAAACATTGGTAGAACAATATCTGCCGTATGGCAAATCTATTTGTATTCTTTATTCTCAAAACACTTTGGATGTTGAAGAAATGGTCAATGATGGTTTTGTAAGGGTATTCACCAATCTTTTAAAATTTGATAGTTCAAGATCATTCAAATCATGGCTTAGGGCTATTTTTATCAATAGTTGTATTGACCATTATCGCAAAAATAAATCGTTTTCTTTGATGTCATCCATTGACGATGTACATGAGTTTGAACTGGATTATCAAACAAACGTCATAGACGAAATGGCTGCTGAGGAACTTCTATCGGTGATTCAGGAATTAACACCCGTCTATCGTATGGTCTTCACACTTTATGTCGTAGAAGGATACAATCACAGAGAAATAGCTGATATGCTCGGAATACAGGAAGGCACATCAAAATCTAACCTGAGAGACGCTCGTACAAAACTTCAACAATTGGTTTACAAAAGATATGGTCATCATTATCACAAACTTAAAATCTTAAGGGCAAAATGA